CTCCTTATTTTAAAGAAGAAATGAAAACGTTGCTTCCCGGATGGAAAAGTCTGGTAGCGGAAGCCATGAAAGAAGAACTTCCTGTTCCTGCTTTCTCTTCTGCCCTGAACTACTTCTATTCGCTCACGTCTGCCGATCTGCCCGCCAACCTTGTGCAGGCACAACGCGATTATTTCGGCGCGCACACTTTCGAGCGCAAAGACGAGTTGCGTGGACAGTTCTTCCACGAGAACTGGACAGGTCACGGAGGAGATACGAAATCGGGTACATATAATGTTTAAATAGAAAACAGCTTTGAAATGATAAATGGGAATTTTTTAGGCACGTGCCTAAAATGAGAACATCCCGCAGGGAAACCTTGCTCCAGCGCTACGCTGGTAAATTTATCATTTACCATCTCAAAACAGAAATTAAAACAACTCTTGAAAAATGGATAACTTTGCAATGATAATCTTCGGTGCGTCGGGTGATCTGACCAAGCGTAAGCTGATGCCCGCTCTTTACTCCCTCTACCGTGAAAAGCGGTTGACCGGAGAGTACTCTATATTGGGTATCGGGCGTACGGTCTACTCTGACGATAACTACCGTTCCTATATATTAGAAGAACTGCAACAGTTCGTAAAGTCCGAAGAACAGGACACAGCTTTGATGGCTTCGTTTGTCTCCCATCTCTACTATTTACCGATGGATCCGGCAAAAGAAGAAGGTTACCCGCAACTCCGCCAACGTCTGGTCGACTTGACCGGCGAGGTAGACCCGGACAATCTGTTGTTTTACCTGGCCACTCCGCCGTCGCTGTACGGAGTAGTGCCCTTGTACCTGAAAGCTGCCGGACTCAACACCCCTCATTCACGTATCATCGTCGAGAAACCTTTCGGTTATGATCTTGAATCGGCACGTGAACTGAATAAAACGTATGCCTCTGTTTTCAATGAGCATCAAATTTACCGTATCGACCATTTTCTCGGTAAGGAAACGGCCCAGAATGTACTGGCTTTCCGTTTTGCCAACGGTATCTTCGAACCTCTCTGGAACCGTAACTATATCGACTACGTAGAAATCACAGCCGTAGAAAATCTGGGCATCGAGCAACGTGGAGGATTCTATGAAACGGCAGGTGCGCTGCGGGACATGGTGCAGAATCACCTGATACAGCTCGTAGCCCTTACGGCTATGGAACCGCCCGCTGTTTTCAATGCCGACAATTTCCGTAACGAAGTGGTGAAAGTCTACGAATCTCTCACCCCGTTGAATGAAGTGGATTTGAATGAACATATCGTTCGTGGACAATATACAGCCTCCGGCAATAAAAAAGGATACCGTGAAGAAAAAGGAGTAGCTCCCGATTCGCGCACGGATACTTATATTGCCATGAAACTGGGCATTAGCAACTGGCGCTGGAGTGGCGTTCCGTTCTACATTCGTACAGGTAAACAAATGCCGACGAAAGTAACGGAAATCGTCGTTCATTTCCGTGAGACACCTCATCAGATGTTTCATTGTGCCGGTGGCAACTGTCCGCGGGCTAATAAATTGATTCTTCGTTTGCAACCGAATGAAGGAATAGTGCTCAAAATCGGAATGAAAGTCCCCGGTGCAGGTTTTGAAGTGCGCCAGGTGACGATGGATTTCAGTTACGCGCAGTTGGGCGGCGTACCCAGTGGAGACGCTTATGCCCGTCTGATAGACGACTGCATCCAGGGCGATCCGACTTTATTTACTCGAAGTGACGCAGTAGAAGCCTCATGGAAGTTTTTCGATCCGGTACTCCGCTATTGGAAAGACAACCCCGACGCACCTCTCTACGGTTATCCCGCAGGTACGTGGGGACCTCTGGAAAGCGAAGCAATGATGCACGAACACGGGGCCGACTGGACGAATCCTTGTAAGAATTTGACGAATACAGATCAATATTGTGAATTATGAAACTATCAGTTTTTCCCTCATCTATTGAAACTTCACGAACATTGATACTCCGCTTGGTGGAAATCATGAATGAAGAGCCGGACAGAGTGTTCAATATCGCAGTCAGCGGTGGTAACACACCTGCTCTGATGTTCGATTTATGGGCGAATGAATATATGGAAATTACCCCGTGGGACCGTATGCGGATTTACTGGGTAGATGAACGCTGTGTGCCTCCCGATAATTCGGACAGTAATTACGGAATGATGCGCAACCTCCTTTTGGGGTTGACTCCCATTCTGTATGAAAATGTATTCCGTATTCGTGGAGAGGCGAAGCCTGCGAAAGAAGCGGTTCGCTATTCAGAGTTAGTCCGGCAGCAAGTGCCGCTGAAGCGTGGCTGGCCCGAATTCGATATTGTACTGCTGGGAGCCGGAGACGACGGACACACGTCTTCCATCTTTCCCGGACAAGAAGATTTGCTGACTTCAAACTCTATTTATGTAGTCAGTGCGCATCCTCGTAACGGGCAGAAGCGTATTGCAATGACGGGATACCCCATTCTGAATGCCCGCTATGTCATTTTCCTGATTATCGGAAAAAATAAAGCCGATGTAGTAGAAGAAATCTACCATTCGGGAGACACTGGGCCCGCAGCCTATATAGCTCATCATGCGCAGAATGTAGAGCTGTTTGTGGATAAAGCGGCTGCCACATACATTGACGATAGTAATAAAAAGATGAACTAAAACGGTTTCGTTGACGAAACTAACAGAAAAAAAGAAAAATATGAATCCTTATCAAAATTCATTTGGAGGTAATATCCCGCAGGACGTAGCCGGGAAACAAGGTGAAAATGTCATTTTTATTGTTTATACTCTAAAAGATACTCCCGAAACTCTTGATAAAGTGAAAGATGTATGTGCTAATTTCTCGGCCATGATTCGCAGTATGCGCAATCGTTTCCCCGAACTGATGTTCAGTTGCACGATGGGCTTTGGCGCCGATGCCTGGAGCCGTCTTTTCCCGGAAAAGGGGAAGCCTAAAGAACTGAACACTTTCGAAGAGATAAAAGGCGGAAAGCACACGGCAGTCTCTACTCCGGGCGACATCTTGTTTCATATCCGTGCAAAACAGATGGGATTGTGTTTTGAGTTTGCTTCCATCATTGACGAGAAGCTCCAA
The Bacteroides luhongzhouii DNA segment above includes these coding regions:
- the zwf gene encoding glucose-6-phosphate dehydrogenase → MDNFAMIIFGASGDLTKRKLMPALYSLYREKRLTGEYSILGIGRTVYSDDNYRSYILEELQQFVKSEEQDTALMASFVSHLYYLPMDPAKEEGYPQLRQRLVDLTGEVDPDNLLFYLATPPSLYGVVPLYLKAAGLNTPHSRIIVEKPFGYDLESARELNKTYASVFNEHQIYRIDHFLGKETAQNVLAFRFANGIFEPLWNRNYIDYVEITAVENLGIEQRGGFYETAGALRDMVQNHLIQLVALTAMEPPAVFNADNFRNEVVKVYESLTPLNEVDLNEHIVRGQYTASGNKKGYREEKGVAPDSRTDTYIAMKLGISNWRWSGVPFYIRTGKQMPTKVTEIVVHFRETPHQMFHCAGGNCPRANKLILRLQPNEGIVLKIGMKVPGAGFEVRQVTMDFSYAQLGGVPSGDAYARLIDDCIQGDPTLFTRSDAVEASWKFFDPVLRYWKDNPDAPLYGYPAGTWGPLESEAMMHEHGADWTNPCKNLTNTDQYCEL
- the pgl gene encoding 6-phosphogluconolactonase, with the translated sequence MKLSVFPSSIETSRTLILRLVEIMNEEPDRVFNIAVSGGNTPALMFDLWANEYMEITPWDRMRIYWVDERCVPPDNSDSNYGMMRNLLLGLTPILYENVFRIRGEAKPAKEAVRYSELVRQQVPLKRGWPEFDIVLLGAGDDGHTSSIFPGQEDLLTSNSIYVVSAHPRNGQKRIAMTGYPILNARYVIFLIIGKNKADVVEEIYHSGDTGPAAYIAHHAQNVELFVDKAAATYIDDSNKKMN